From Aristaeella lactis, the proteins below share one genomic window:
- a CDS encoding heavy metal translocating P-type ATPase, with product MEQYIVTGMSCAACQARVEKAVAKVPGVDTVSVSLLTNSMGVEGTASQEEIIRAVEAAGYGASLKGAPSGEQKADYLTAQEEALKDRETPKLKRRLLLSVGFLAVLMYITMGHHMAGWPLPAFLVHNHLALTLTQMLLALIVMIINGKFFTSGFRSLAHGAPNMDTLVALGSSVSFGWSLFVFYRMCGMITAGASNSDLMDLYHGQLYFESAAMIPALITVGKMLEARSKGKTTSALKSLMKLAPQTAVLLRNGKKEKVPISAVKAGDTFVVHPGESIPADGMVLSGTGAVNESALTGESIPVDKAEGDQVSAATINQSGFLTCRATRVGEDTTLSQIIRMVSDAAATKAPIARIADKVSGVFVPAVIVIALIVTAGWLIAGASAGDAVARGISVLVISCPCALGLATPVAIMVGNGLGARNGILFKTGEALETAGKAQIIALDKTGTITSGEPGVTDLIPAGGKTETELLSRAAALEQGSEHPLAKAILRAAEERQMKPDSISDFRALPGNGLEGTAGGKRLRGGSGSYIGSLVRVPEELNRQAEALAEQGKTPLFFEADGELLGVIAVADRIREDSQEGIRQLKNQGLRVVMLTGDNERTAQAIAAQAGVDEWVAGVLPEGKEKVIRKLQAYGRVAMVGDGINDAPALTRADTGIAIGAGTDVAVDSADIVLMNSSLTDAAAAIRLSRGTVRNVHENLFWAFFYNLICIPLAAGLFGWKMSPMIGAAAMSLSSFTVCMNALRLNLFRLKDPAKDKPLKAANIPLTITESIKEEQKKERNGTMTKTVKIKGMMCGHCEASVKKALEALPFITEAVVSHEAGTAVITLSGDLDEAAVKAAVEARDFTFEGIE from the coding sequence ATGGAACAATATATTGTGACCGGCATGAGCTGTGCAGCCTGCCAGGCCAGGGTGGAGAAGGCAGTGGCAAAAGTGCCCGGCGTGGATACGGTTTCCGTGAGTCTGCTGACCAATTCCATGGGCGTGGAGGGAACCGCCTCGCAGGAGGAGATCATCCGCGCGGTGGAGGCGGCAGGATACGGCGCCAGCCTGAAAGGAGCGCCGTCCGGAGAACAAAAGGCGGATTACCTGACCGCGCAGGAAGAAGCACTGAAGGACCGGGAAACCCCGAAGCTGAAGCGCAGGCTGCTGCTGTCGGTTGGATTCCTGGCGGTGCTGATGTATATCACGATGGGACATCATATGGCAGGATGGCCGCTGCCGGCATTCCTGGTCCACAACCACCTGGCACTGACGCTGACCCAGATGCTGCTGGCACTGATCGTGATGATTATAAACGGGAAGTTTTTCACCAGCGGATTCCGTTCCCTGGCGCACGGTGCCCCGAACATGGATACGCTGGTTGCGCTGGGATCATCGGTATCCTTTGGCTGGAGCCTGTTTGTATTCTACCGTATGTGCGGGATGATTACAGCGGGGGCATCCAACAGCGATCTGATGGATCTGTATCACGGTCAGCTGTACTTTGAATCTGCAGCGATGATTCCGGCCCTGATCACCGTCGGCAAGATGCTGGAAGCCCGTTCCAAAGGAAAAACAACCAGCGCGCTGAAAAGCCTGATGAAACTGGCCCCGCAGACGGCTGTTCTGCTCCGGAACGGCAAAAAGGAGAAAGTCCCCATTTCCGCTGTAAAAGCCGGAGACACCTTTGTGGTACATCCCGGGGAAAGCATTCCGGCGGACGGCATGGTTCTTTCCGGGACAGGCGCGGTGAATGAATCCGCCCTGACGGGTGAATCGATCCCGGTGGATAAAGCGGAAGGAGATCAGGTCAGCGCGGCGACGATCAACCAGTCCGGTTTCCTGACCTGCCGTGCTACCCGGGTGGGAGAGGATACCACCCTGAGCCAGATCATCCGGATGGTTTCCGATGCCGCCGCGACCAAGGCGCCGATCGCCCGGATCGCGGATAAGGTTTCCGGCGTTTTTGTGCCGGCTGTAATCGTGATTGCCCTGATCGTAACAGCGGGCTGGCTGATCGCCGGCGCGTCCGCGGGGGACGCGGTAGCCAGGGGCATCTCCGTGCTGGTGATCTCCTGCCCCTGCGCGCTGGGACTTGCCACACCTGTAGCCATTATGGTCGGAAACGGCCTGGGGGCAAGGAACGGCATCCTGTTCAAGACAGGGGAAGCACTGGAAACGGCAGGAAAAGCGCAGATTATCGCACTGGATAAGACCGGAACGATCACCTCCGGAGAGCCGGGGGTGACGGACCTGATTCCCGCAGGAGGAAAGACAGAAACGGAACTGCTCAGCAGGGCGGCTGCCCTGGAGCAGGGAAGCGAGCACCCGCTGGCCAAGGCCATTCTGAGGGCAGCTGAAGAACGGCAGATGAAACCGGACAGTATTTCAGATTTCCGGGCACTACCGGGTAACGGACTGGAAGGCACCGCCGGAGGAAAACGGCTCCGGGGCGGCAGCGGCAGCTATATCGGCAGCCTGGTCAGGGTGCCGGAGGAACTGAACCGGCAGGCTGAAGCGCTGGCGGAGCAGGGCAAAACCCCGCTGTTCTTTGAGGCGGACGGGGAACTGCTGGGCGTGATCGCTGTGGCGGACCGGATCCGGGAGGATTCACAGGAAGGAATCCGGCAGCTGAAGAACCAGGGACTGCGGGTGGTGATGCTGACGGGCGACAACGAGCGGACGGCACAGGCCATCGCGGCACAGGCCGGGGTGGATGAATGGGTGGCCGGAGTTCTGCCGGAAGGCAAGGAGAAAGTGATCCGGAAGCTGCAGGCATACGGCCGGGTTGCCATGGTGGGCGACGGAATCAACGACGCACCGGCATTAACCCGGGCGGACACCGGAATCGCCATCGGCGCGGGGACGGACGTGGCAGTGGACAGCGCAGACATTGTGCTGATGAATTCCAGCCTGACAGACGCGGCTGCCGCGATCCGGCTGAGCAGGGGAACGGTGCGGAACGTACACGAAAACCTGTTCTGGGCATTTTTCTACAACCTGATCTGCATTCCGCTTGCGGCGGGATTGTTCGGATGGAAGATGAGCCCGATGATCGGCGCGGCGGCCATGAGCCTTTCCAGCTTTACGGTGTGCATGAACGCCCTGCGGCTGAACCTGTTCAGGCTGAAGGATCCGGCAAAGGATAAACCGCTGAAAGCGGCGAATATACCCCTTACCATCACTGAATCAATCAAAGAGGAACAAAAGAAAGAGAGGAACGGAACCATGACAAAGACGGTAAAAATCAAAGGTATGATGTGCGGACACTGCGAGGCCTCTGTGAAGAAGGCCCTGGAGGCGCTTCCCTTTATCACAGAAGCCGTGGTCAGCCATGAGGCGGGCACCGCGGTCATTACCCTGTCCGGAGACCTGGATGAAGCCGCGGTGAAGGCAGCTGTGGAAGCCAGGGACTTCACTTTCGAAGGGATCGAGTAA
- a CDS encoding metal-sensing transcriptional repressor, with amino-acid sequence MSENNTCPHCGERKKKRTAEEQNALLRRLKLAEGQIRGIQKMVEEDAYCPDILIQVSAVSAALNSFNRELLACHIRSCVSEDIRSGKEEAIDEFVKVMQKLMK; translated from the coding sequence ATGAGTGAGAATAATACGTGCCCGCACTGCGGCGAAAGGAAAAAGAAGCGCACGGCGGAGGAACAGAACGCCCTCCTTCGGCGGCTGAAACTGGCGGAAGGCCAGATCCGGGGAATCCAGAAGATGGTGGAAGAGGATGCCTATTGCCCGGACATCCTGATCCAGGTATCCGCGGTGAGCGCCGCGCTGAACAGCTTTAACCGGGAACTGCTGGCCTGCCATATCCGCAGCTGCGTATCGGAGGATATCCGGAGCGGAAAAGAAGAGGCCATCGACGAGTTTGTGAAAGTTATGCAGAAGCTCATGAAATAA